acaaattattgtcgagcaattgatagaaaagcgcaaagttatgacgatatccaaggcaatgattatgcatataggcatcacgtccgtgtcaagtagaccgaaacgatttcgcatctactactattactccacacatcgaccgctatccagcatgcatctagagtattaagttcataaagaatggagtaacgccttaagtaagatgacatgatgtagagggataaactcaagcaatatgatgaaaaccccatctttttatgcttgatggcaacaatacaaatacgtgcctcgctacccctactgtcactgggtgaggacactgcaagattaaacccaaaactaagcacctttCCCCGTGACCTGATCTGCCTCGTCCTATGTTTCCTCCCGAACCTCTTCCTCCTCCTGGTCCTCGACCTGGCCCCTTAAACCACGAAGCTTTCAGATCCTTAAACACAAGTGCTGTCGGGGGGTGGACCCCGTCACCGCACTCCTTGAACAGGTGCCCATGATAACCACAGACTGAGCACCAATCTGGGAGCCATTCAAATTTGATCCTGAAGAGAACTCTCTGTAGAGTGTCTTTCTTTTTAATCACTAGAGAAACATCATTCTTCAATGGTTTGGTTACGTATATCCTCACCCCGAACACGAGCAAAGTTTCCTTCAAAATCGTGTGACTTTGGTTCAGCATAAATAAACTCACCCACTGTAGCAGCAAGTGCCTTGATCTTGAAGAAGAACCCATCTGGAAGGTCATGGATCTGCATCCATATATCTATCTTATTGAGCTCTATTGTCGATGGCTTAGTGTAGCCATCATAAGCAGCCAGGACCACCGCTTTGCCTTTGAACGTCCACGTCCCATCCTCCATCACGCGCTCCCAATCCCCAAGGCACGAAAACTGCAGTGTGTAGAGATTCTCTTCTAGCAGCCTAATCTTCACTTCTTTAGCCAGATCCTAAGCAACCCTCATGTTCTTATAGAACCAGTATTGACTGTAGGGTTTCACCGTGTGGACCCTTGCGATCGCCATCCACCGGGTCGCCTCTGCCTGCAATTCCTCGTCATCCACCACCACGTCCTGGAGATCCTCCTCCTTCAATCCCAGTTCCTCCATCATAGCCTCCACATCGGACACAGCCGTGCCGGATCCTGAAGCCCCATCATCCATGGTTCTCTTGCCCGAGGAAAACTATTCCGCGGGCAGTGTTGTCCCCATCTGATCCACTCACCCCTCCGCCCGTGAGGCACGGGCCCGCACAATCACCGACGGGAGGAGGATAGCGGGGTAGAGCAGTCTCTACGGTAGGACGAAGCGCGTCGCCGCCGAGAGGAGAAGAAACCCTAACGAGAGGGGAAACCCAAAGGCGTCTCTCTACTAAAACCGAAATCTACGTGATACATCGATTAGATCTTGTTGATCGAGCAACATGAAATAAAGGGGCTGTGCATGCGCTATTGCTGGGCTTCGTATTTGCTGGGATTTTTTCTTTGCTAGGTGTTTTAGTCTGGTACATGGGTTGGGGCATGAGTCCCTAAGCAGCTTCACGATTACCTAAAAAGACAAAGCAACTTCACGTTGTGTCACACACACATGGGGAAAAAGAAGCGGATAAAAGTGGAAAAGGAAGAAATGCATCGATTTTGAAAAATTAGCGCATttaagaaaaagaagaaaaacaagaaaaagatAAAAGTTTCCCCAACTAAAGAGAATAAAAGTGGAAAAGGAACTATGTTGGCACATTCTATCGAGATGGCATAGTGGTTACAGCGGTATGCTCTGACTCGAGAGGTCTCGAGTTCTAAACCCCAAAAAACATTGGGCCATGGTCCGACCCAACAAAACCACCGGTCAGCCCCCTAATAAtaataaaagaagaagaagcaatCGTGTGCCCTAGACGTACCTCACCCACCCAGAGCCAATCTCGCCGGGAAACCCTATTTGCCGCTCTTTGCGGCAAACAGTCGGGCTACCGCACAGGTATCGACCGAGCGctcggggaggggggggggtggGGCCAGCCTGTTAGCGTTCCAACCAtaccggttttgggaaccttctatgGATGTTCCTAGCCAATTTTTTCGAttttggaaccttctagaaggttatTGAACCGGTTTTTCTTTTTATATTTCTTTTTATCTTTACTTTTGATTCATCTTTCCTTTTTCGTCTTTTCtctatctttttttctgtttcttttttctgtcagttttttatttttcttcttcctgCTATTTTCTTTTTGAACTTTTTTCTATTTTTAACGAATGTTTCAGAAATTTAGAAAAagttgaaattttcaaattttgtttgattttcagaaaatgttcctGCTTTTAAATTTTTGTTCagaaattttgaaaatgtttagAATTTCAGAAATGTTCTcttattttcaaaaaaaattccaaatttcAAAAAGTGTTTGTCCTTTTAATTTTTTGTAAACAAACTAAAAAATGTTTGGTTGAAGAAATATGTTTCTGTCTTCCATATTCGTTCAAAAATTTAGAAAATATTcatgttttattttttttcataaaaaaatattcgcatttttaaattttgttcatgaATTAGAAAATATTCTTGTTTTCGAAATTGTGTCcgttttcaaaaattgttcacaaaaTGCAAAAAATGTTCCCATTTTCACAATTTGTTCGCCAATTCAGAAAACTTTCACATTTTTCAATTGTGTTCAAATAATCAAAAAAATATAGAAATTTAAAAAAGTGTTCCTTTTTTCCATATGTTTTCACAAATTCAATTGTtgaaatttgttcacaaattaaGATCTTTTTGGGAATTTGAAAATGTTCcagttttcaaaatttgttcaaaaATTTAGAAAATGTTTTTGTTTGTAAATAATTCTTTTACAAAGTTGAAAAGTGTTTGTGTGACATAAAACACTCAGGCTTTtttccaaaaaatgttcgtgtttcAAATTTTGGTTTGGACTTTCAAAGAAATGTtccagttttgaaaaaaaatccagttttggaaaaaaaatgtttgtgttttcaaattttgttctagatgttcaaaaaatgttcatgttacaAGTTTTTATggaatttaaaaaaaatcgcattttgaatttttttcaagAGGGTAGGAAAATTGTGTTTAGAAAAATTGTTCATTAATTTTGAAAAAGTTCCTTTTTTGAAAATGtctgtttttttttaaatttcttcACAAATTTGGAATGCGTTTGTGTTTCGTAAACATTCGCATTTTTTTCAAACAAAATTGTTTTGcgtttgaaatttcaaaaaaatagtATCGGTgctagttttttctttttttgagaagGGTATCGGTGCTAGTTACGGTTCGTAAGTATTTCGCGCAACCAAATATACAACAATGTACCCTAGCTCAACTGGTACTAGCACCTCTTCGCGAGCATGAGATCCAGGGTTCGATTGGGCTCGGGGAGGGAAGAACCGCCTCGGGAAAGTAGGATCGCACGAGGCGATCAAGGGAGGCGACAAGGGTTCCCTTGCGCGCCGCCGGTGACGCCGCTGGTTCCCTCTTTCTCCGTCGCCCGCTCCGGCGGCGGGAGGGAGGGGGAACCTTGGGTCTGTTCgctaggtgtgtgtgtgtgtgtggtagGGTTAGGGTTGAGGGAGACGCTGCCGAGGCCGTTGCGGTGGTGTCGCGTCGGAATAAGTTTCTCCGGGCTCCGTTCGCAGTCAGGCGAGGCTTTTGCCTTCGTCTAGGAGCCAGCGGGGCTAGGGATCCCCGGATCTCGTCAAGGTCACGGGCTATGGTGGCTGGAGGTCCATCGGTACTGGACGTTTGGGTCCTCAGATGGGCGATGGATGTAGGGAGACGAagacccttcttcttccttgttaGTATGATTTGCCGCTCCTgttcttctccttcctctgcgCTGATACTGGTGGGAGATCCTGCTTTGTCCGGACGGATGGCCCGGCCGCGGTGCTGGACCGGTCGGATGACTCGAGTTCTCTTCCTTCCGGAAGGGACACTTTTTGCGTTACTCAAAGCCAAAGATGGCGACGGCTGTTGCAGGTGTGTTGGATTGATGTCCATGCCCTCTCAGCGCTGGTGTCAAGAAAGGAGGAAGCAGCGTGGCGGCAATTGTACCGTGGTCGAAAATGATGACCTGCTTACGACTGGTTGCAGATCCTTCTGCTGCAGGGGTCTTCTCTCAAGATTCAGGGATGATGACACATGGCTCCGGAGATCTTCTTGTGTTATGATTGTCTTAGGGTACTCTACGTGTTCATGGTGCTTTGTGTTTGCGTTTCAGTGTGCTTGTAAGGGTCAAGTATTTTGTACTGATTCATGATATGAATGAAAAAGTTCTCAAAAAAAAATCCAGGGTTCGATTCTTACAAAAGCCTCAAATTTTTTTTAGTTCGACTGCTGTTCGCTAGCTTGGGCTGGCCCAGTCGCGTTCGCGTCGGCGCCGTGTTTCGACTGCTGTTCGTTAGTTTGGGCTGCCCCAGTCGCGTCGCCCCCTGTGCGTTGGCGCCCTGTTGGACGCAACCAGCGTCCAGTAGGAGCTCCCAATCTCGCCTCCCCCTCCCCTGGCGGCGCCGTCGTTCTCCACCAGGTCGGCCGTCTGCTTCTTGTTCTTTGGGCCGTTCTGCACCAGTCGGCCGTCTGCTTCTTATTCCTTGGGTCGGTATCATCTAATTTTTGTTCCTCGCTTCTTTTGAATCCAACTACTGCAGGAAGGAAAGAGGATCTTTGAGGTGTTGGATTGATCGGAGATGAGCGCCCGGCGGTTTTTGAACATCCTGGTGTCGGATTGCCAGAAATTCACGTACACGCTGCGGCGCTTCGTTCTGTCCCACAACCAGTTCTTCTACCCAACACCAGAAGAAGCAGCGGAACATGCCAAAGTGGTGCCTCCATTGACAGGCATGCCCGACAAGTCAACCCTATCAGCTAACTCCTCGGCGGGGGCGGGgcacaacaacaagaagaagccGATGTATATTCGGCCGCCGGCACCGATGGTGAACATGAAACCATCGATATGCGCCAAGACTCCGTACGATCGACGGGGCCAGATGGATTGCTTCCCTCTCACTGAAACCAAGCTCTTCTTCACCGACAGCTCCGCGCGCATCTTCCGCTTCGATGCCGACACTCACTGCATCGACACCATGCCCAGCCTCCACACGCCCAAGTCCTCCCCCTTGTCCTTCTCCATCCCTCCAAATCCGACCACCTCGAAGGAAGGCGAAGGCGAAGGCGGAGGCCTCTACATCATGGACAGGATCCTCAGGCCCAACAAGGAGGGTCAGGTCCAGTTTGAGTCTATCTCGTACCGCAGGCGCTGCAACTACTCCACCAAGGCCTGGCACTGCGACGCCCTCCCGCCGCCGCCTTTCGTCCACGACCCGGCCTACAAACAAGCCTCCATCTGCTCCTATGCCCTGGTTGGCGGCCACACCATCTGTATCTCCATCAGGGGCGTCGGCACGTACTGCTTTGACACGCTGGCTTGCGAGTGGAGCAAGGCTGGCAACTGGCTCATGCCGTTTCATGGCAGGGCGGAGTATGACCCGGAGCTCGGCCTCTGGTTTGGCGTCTCTGAGCGAAACATCCACCTCCCCTGCGTCGCCGACATCTCCGGTGTCCTCAGAGGGGAGGAGCCGCTGCCGGAGCACACTCGAATCTGGGAGGATACTGACATGCCAGAGGGGTGGTACCCGCACAGTCCGTGCCCCACCGAAGTTGTCAGCCTGGGTTCAGGCAGGTTTTGCGTCACCAACTTTGTTGAAACTAAGGACTTCGATGAGCGCTGCGGCCATTCGTTGGTTGACGACATATTTGCTGTCTTCACCGGCATGGAGCTAGTGTTACCCGGCAATGACAATGATGAGGGCAAAGCCAGAAGCAACGGCAAGGGCGACTCCAAAGGCAATGCCAATGGGAACGGCAACGGGATTGCTGGTGTGCGTATGATTAAGCATAAATCCAGATCTTGCAGGAGTCACGGCACCAACTTGATCAAGTCTGTGCTCTGATGAGGCATAATATATAGTCTGCTCTCAGGCCATGTCCTACTTGGTCTGCCTGCTTTAccctctctatctctactcttatatatGTATTGTAATAAGATACCGTATGTATGTTGAGGCTTCATTTGCTATATAGTCCTGCTGCTCTTTTGTATCTCGCTTTCCCAGTTAGCAATCAAACTTTGAATAATCTTGGGGCAGAGTGACTGGCGTGCTTTGCCTCTGATGTTATTGTGGAGCAAATCCAGCCTGTATCCAGATTTGCTGTTGAGCAACTGGTTCAGACACCTGTTTGCTAACCTTAAAGTGTCTGTTTGCTACTCTTAAAGTGCTCACTAAAGACTTAAAGAGTCTAACGAAGAAGAGCTTGTATATGGTGGGAGTGCAAGCTTAAGGTGCCGGCTCCAAATCCAAATGTTTGTTGTGAATCTACTAGTCATGCCTTTGGCGCCGGCCTTCCTGGCGACGCAGTAGAGCAAGTACAAGGGCGGGCCTATTCGGCGCCGAACCAGATGGAGACGAACTGCACAAATCCGGCTGCCCATTTGTCAAAAAATATGCTGGATGGCGCCTCATTCACGTCATCATTCGTGCTATGAACACTCGCACTAGGTTCTGAAATCAACAAAGAGGTTATTTCATGACACCACATTCTAATGATTTATGAGAACTATTGTTAGTTTTCCTACTTTTGTAACACTAACAATTTACATATACATGATTTGCAGCTCACACTTCTGTAACAATAAACATTTATGTATATATAATTTGCTTTTCTGAAAGTTGATTACATTTTTTTCCTGATCACATTGAAACAAGGAAAACAACACTTCTATGCAAATATGTTCTTCAGATCTCTTATATTGAGCTCCTGATTTCTTTCTCTCTAATTTATTTCTATTTCGCAGATAGGCTTCCTTACCCATACGATGCATGCCACGGCGCCTCCACTATTATTTTCTCGGCTTGTGTTGTGTTTAAGTGGTGAAATGATCGCCGCCCAGGGGTGGTGGAGGCGGGGTTCTTCTGTTAGTGGTTGCTTGCTGTTTCTTGTCCTCTCAGACGGTCAGGTTGTCTAGGATTGGGACACCCTCAGAGTTGTTGGGTGTGAATTTAGAGTTGTGGTGTTTTGCCAGAGATTAGATGCTTCTGACCTTCGGAGGTAGCAATAGATGTTCTGTCAGTCCTAGGCGAGTTCTCCGGTTCCAACGACCGGTTCTTTAGTACTTTTGTAGTTTATTATTACTTCCAAGGAAATTAGAACAATGTCATGTTGCACTCCTGGTGTTTTTATTTAGGAGAGTGGAATTGGATAAGAGtatattttggtgttgtcctattacCATTTGTGAATAGCTGATGTCGCAAAGTTATTAGTTTGATCGACATTTTCATGTATTGTCCAAGGATGAAATATTGCAACTTGATGATCCATTAATCTTTCCATGAGATTTGTTCATCTTCTCATTCCATCTTTCAGTTTTTTTGCGGGCACCATCATCTAATGTGTTGATTACTTATGATTACACACTCTGCGCACCATCATCTAATGgagaaacaaaaaaaattagttccTCTCACTGTGCTGCCTCCGGCGATCCCTCCCGACGACCGCGTGCACGGTTGGTCGGGAGAGCAGGTGCCTCCGAAACCCTGTCGTTCGAGATCCTGCCCGGGAGTACGGCAATAAGGTCGGCCGATGCTGAggctgccgctgccgctgccgcgttggcctggccaaccggaggGTATGACTCTTTCATCCCCTATTTGCTCGTACATGTGCTGGCcgtatatatgttgttcatagatGTTTCGGTTCTATGTATTGTACGCGCTCACACGCTTAGGTTTCGGTATGAGATGCATACCGTATTTGCCAGGCTTATCATTTACTCGTGGATTAGATTAGTCGAAAAAGTGCTAATATTTCCCACAGATACAGAGAGAAGGTGCTCACTCTTGCTCAACATGAACTACGTGGCACGCCTACAGTGAGTGAGACCACCTCGATTTGCATTCAGTAGAGGATAATCAGGAAGAGGTGACCTTATAATCCCCTCAATTATTTGAAGTCTGCTATTTGAGCTCTACTAACCATCTCATATGGCCATTGAAGATCTGAATGGGTCAATAGCTCCTGTGCGACATCTTTCGTGAGAATTGGACGGAGAGCGACGTTGTTGACAAAAATGGCTTTGGGGCGACACTTTTGAGCGAGTAAATAGCCCAGACATGACATGACCCTTAAGCTGAACTGATGCCCTCATTAGCTGTTATGGGCTGGACCCACAACTTATCCATGTAGCGCGGGACCCACCACTTGTCCAGTAAGCGCGGGACCGACAACTTATACACGTAAGCGCAGGACCCACCACTTGTCCAGTAAGCGCGGGACCCACCTCTTCGCAGCTAGAAGAGACGACCGCCCATGCCCGTCCGCCCGCCGCTGCCCATTGCTTCCCCTTTCCCCATTCTTCCTCTTCTCCGACGAGCTAGTGCAGATGTCCACCTCCTCCGCCACACACTCAAAATGGCGTCAGTATGGTCCAGTGCCGCTCACAAGGTGCCCTGACTGCCCACGCCCAGAGCCTCTGAAACGGCGGGTCAGTAGGACTGATGAGAATGGAAATCTTGGGCGGGAATTTGTGAAGTGCTTGAGCAAAACAATGGTAGGAAGGGATGGCAAGGTTAGATCTCAGTTCTTAGCCCGTTCTTCCACTGCCGTTTGCTCTAATTTCTCCATATTTTGTTTTTCCCCTCGAATTTAGAATTTAGGGTTCATGTTGTTGTTTTCAGATCCTGAAGAAATGCACACATTTCGAGTGGATGGATGATTATGTTGAGAGGATTCAGTTCGAAGGCTACATTGATTCGAGCGGGGCCGCAACCTAGGAGCTCAATTTGGGGGGTGGGGTGCCGCAGATGGAGAATTTGGGGCCGAGCTCGGACAGAGGGGCGGGCAGAGTCGTGCCGATGGTGAGGTATGCGTGCAATGCTGAACTGCACTTGGAGTCTGAACTAAACGAGGAACTGAAGAAGATCAAGAAAAATCAAATGGAGATGATCGATTTGCAGAAGCAAGCAAATATCATGGCAAGGGGGTTCTATTGTTGTGTCATTGCTCTGTTGTTGTTTTACTTGTTGTTCATTCGTCATTAGAGGGGGATTTAGGTCTGTCCGGGCAGAGGATGCGATCTGTGCGCCATGCCAAGTTCATGTAACTGAATCAAAGCAGAAATATTCAGTGTTCATGCTTTGTTCTTGTTCTTCAGTTAATAGAGTGCACACCCCCAAATTCAGTTTGTAGTAAAAAAATCTTGCTGCCGAATAGATGTTGGGCTGTGAAAAAATAACAAGGCCCAAATAGACACAAGCACACCCGGGTAGGGGCACCAGCCCAGTTTTATAGCATAGAGGCACCCATGTTTAGAAAAAAATGTTTAACTAAAAACTCAAAATAAAATGTTGTTTCGGCAAATAAACCTTTAACAAACATATACTTCTTTACTTGTTTTTTCTTTAGCCAAATTTTTCTTTACATATTTGTTGCTTGTCCACGGTTGCACAAAATATTGgccagaggtaaaattcaaaccaatatttttaggaccACAGAAATATTTCTTTTGTGCATTTGAGTTAATCCAATAATTGTTTGCATGAACAAAGGAGTTGCATGTCCATGGTTGCATAAAAATTTGCACCGTACACCTACTAGCTAGGGTGACCCTATTTGCATGAACTAAATTAGTTGCATGTCCATGGTTGCACAAAAAATTGCACTGTACACCTACTAGCCATGGCCtagacacatgcatgcacacatgtAGCACACCAAGATATGaaaaaaaattgcaaaaaaaattgGGTACCCATACCCTACACTTGCATGTCCGTAGTGgaatctgttggggaacgtagtaatttcaaaaaatttcctacgcacacgcaagatcatggtgatgcatagcaatgagaggggagagtgttgtccacgtaccctcgtagaccgaaagcggaagcgttagcacaacgcagttgatgtagtcgtacgtcttcacgatccgaccgatcaagtaccgaacgcacgacacctccgagttcagcacacgttcagcccaatgacgtccctcgaactccgatccagccgagtgttgagggagagtttcgtcagcacgacggcatggtgacgatgatgatgttctaccgacgcagggcttcgcctaagcaccgctacagtattatcgaggtggactatggtggaggggggcaccgcacacggctaaaagatcaagcgatcaattgttgtgtctagggtgccccctgcccccgtatataaaggagcagggggggaggtgcggccggccaggaggaggcgcactaggaggagtcctactcccaccgggagtaggactccctcccttccttgttggactaggagaggagagggaaggagagagggggaaaggaaaggggggggggcgcccccctccttgtccaattcggacttgggggggaggggcgcgcggctaccccttggcctcctctcctcttccaccaattgggcccatgaggcccaatagcctccgggggggggggggttccggtaaccccccggtactccggtatatatccgataacccccggaaccattccggtgtccgaatatagtcatccaatatatcaatcttcatgtctcgaccatttcgagactcctcgtcatgtccgtgatcacgtccgggactccgaacaacctttggtacatcaaaacatataaactcataatataactgtcatcgaaacgttaagcgtgcggaccctacgggttcgagaactatgtagacatgaccgagacacgtctccggtcaataaccaatagcggaacctggatgctcatattggctcccacatattctacgaagatctttatcggtcagaccgcataacaacatacgttgttccctttgtcatcggtatgttacttgcccgagattcgatcgtcggtatctcaatacctagttcgatctcgttaccagcaagtctctttactcgtcccgtaatacatcatcccacaactaactcattagttgcaatgcttgcaaggcttaagtgatgtgcattaccgagagggcccagagatacctctccgacaatcggagtgacaaatcctaatctcgaaatacgccaacccaacaagtaccttcggagacacctatagagcacctttataatca
The Aegilops tauschii subsp. strangulata cultivar AL8/78 chromosome 3, Aet v6.0, whole genome shotgun sequence genome window above contains:
- the LOC109775384 gene encoding uncharacterized protein; amino-acid sequence: MSARRFLNILVSDCQKFTYTLRRFVLSHNQFFYPTPEEAAEHAKVVPPLTGMPDKSTLSANSSAGAGHNNKKKPMYIRPPAPMVNMKPSICAKTPYDRRGQMDCFPLTETKLFFTDSSARIFRFDADTHCIDTMPSLHTPKSSPLSFSIPPNPTTSKEGEGEGGGLYIMDRILRPNKEGQVQFESISYRRRCNYSTKAWHCDALPPPPFVHDPAYKQASICSYALVGGHTICISIRGVGTYCFDTLACEWSKAGNWLMPFHGRAEYDPELGLWFGVSERNIHLPCVADISGVLRGEEPLPEHTRIWEDTDMPEGWYPHSPCPTEVVSLGSGRFCVTNFVETKDFDERCGHSLVDDIFAVFTGMELVLPGNDNDEGKARSNGKGDSKGNANGNGNGIAGVRMIKHKSRSCRSHGTNLIKSVL